The Zobellia alginiliquefaciens genome contains a region encoding:
- a CDS encoding PAS domain-containing sensor histidine kinase: MQTLSITSLIKDSPSAVAILDTELRFAGNSRVWLNDFCPDYESIIGENYYQVIPHTKNILQPIFEECLENGSKNMNSGQKFIYPNGNEQWIKWKISAWTDSDEKIGGLIVLLEDVTETKRREELYAKAEEVARIGGWELDMTTNNIYWTDITKDIHEVPRDYEPNLESGINFYKKGEHRDLITNLVSNGIADGTPWDTELIIVTAKGKELWVRAKGEVVFTDGKCERLYGTFQDIDEKKRTELSLSKVSERLALATQGANVGIWDYDMVNNQLVWDDNMYRLYGINKNDFNGEYEAWQAGLHPDDKKRGDQEIAMAISGEKDFDTEFRVIWPNGEVRFIKATAVTQRDSNGKAIKMTGTNWDITELKNSQMMLAKSQESFFGAFENSDTGMAIVSISGKWIKVNQSLCSSLGYKEKELLKLTFQQITHPEDLQNDLDLLHQTIAGEIPSYQIGKRYFHKDGSVIHGILTVTAVRNINGKILHFISQITDITPQIENEKKLTRLVDITTEQNDSLLNFAHIVSHNLRSHSSNLSMLTNFLVKERSDNERKNLLGMLRGASDSLNETILHLNEVVQVKIGAIEKMKDINLYEAIKAVEKNLNLIIKEKKAVCEINVPKDLVIKGIPAYLDSIILNLITNSLKYSSPERPPLIQISSERKSSHIKVSFKDNGLGIDLKRHNDKLFGMYKTFHRNKDAKGIGLFITKNQMEAMNGKIEVESTVDVGSVFILYFEKPLT, from the coding sequence TTGCAAACTCTTTCGATAACCTCATTAATCAAAGATTCCCCCAGCGCAGTTGCTATTTTAGATACTGAACTACGCTTTGCAGGAAATTCTAGAGTCTGGCTAAATGACTTTTGCCCCGATTACGAATCTATAATCGGCGAAAATTATTACCAGGTTATACCCCACACCAAAAATATACTACAACCCATATTTGAAGAATGCCTAGAAAATGGCTCCAAAAATATGAATTCTGGTCAAAAATTCATTTACCCCAATGGCAATGAACAATGGATAAAATGGAAAATAAGTGCTTGGACAGATTCCGATGAAAAAATTGGAGGTCTTATTGTTCTTTTAGAAGATGTAACCGAAACCAAACGACGCGAAGAACTTTATGCCAAGGCCGAAGAGGTTGCCCGAATAGGTGGCTGGGAACTAGATATGACTACCAATAATATATATTGGACCGACATAACCAAGGATATACATGAAGTACCTAGGGACTACGAACCTAACTTAGAATCCGGTATTAACTTCTATAAAAAAGGAGAACACAGAGATTTAATCACCAATCTGGTCAGCAATGGAATTGCCGATGGCACCCCATGGGATACAGAACTAATAATTGTTACGGCAAAGGGAAAAGAACTCTGGGTTCGCGCTAAAGGAGAAGTTGTATTTACTGATGGTAAATGTGAACGCCTGTACGGTACCTTCCAAGATATTGACGAAAAAAAGAGAACCGAGCTTAGCCTAAGCAAAGTTAGTGAGCGGTTAGCTTTGGCTACCCAAGGAGCCAATGTTGGCATTTGGGACTATGACATGGTAAACAACCAACTCGTGTGGGACGATAATATGTACCGCCTCTACGGAATTAACAAAAATGATTTTAACGGTGAGTACGAAGCCTGGCAGGCCGGTCTACACCCTGATGATAAAAAGCGCGGGGACCAAGAGATTGCCATGGCCATATCCGGAGAAAAAGATTTTGACACCGAATTTAGAGTTATCTGGCCCAACGGAGAAGTTAGATTCATAAAGGCCACAGCGGTTACCCAAAGAGATTCTAATGGGAAAGCCATTAAAATGACAGGTACCAATTGGGACATTACGGAGCTGAAGAATAGCCAAATGATGCTCGCCAAGAGTCAAGAGTCATTTTTTGGCGCATTCGAAAATTCGGATACAGGTATGGCCATTGTAAGTATATCTGGCAAATGGATCAAAGTGAACCAAAGTCTTTGCTCTAGTCTAGGTTATAAAGAAAAGGAGCTTCTTAAATTAACTTTTCAGCAAATAACCCACCCCGAAGATTTACAGAATGATTTAGATTTACTTCACCAAACCATTGCCGGTGAAATACCCAGTTACCAGATAGGTAAACGCTATTTCCATAAGGACGGCAGTGTTATTCACGGAATATTAACGGTAACCGCAGTTAGAAACATTAACGGTAAAATTTTACATTTCATTTCTCAGATTACGGATATTACCCCGCAGATAGAAAATGAAAAGAAATTAACCCGCTTAGTAGATATTACTACGGAACAGAATGATAGTCTTTTAAACTTTGCCCATATCGTATCCCATAACTTGCGCTCCCACTCCAGCAACCTATCTATGCTCACCAATTTTCTTGTAAAAGAAAGGAGCGATAACGAGCGGAAAAATCTATTGGGAATGCTCCGCGGTGCTTCGGACAGTCTTAATGAAACCATCTTGCACCTTAATGAAGTTGTGCAGGTGAAAATTGGTGCTATTGAAAAAATGAAGGACATTAACCTTTATGAAGCTATTAAAGCCGTAGAAAAAAATCTAAATCTAATTATAAAGGAAAAAAAAGCCGTTTGCGAGATAAATGTCCCCAAAGACCTTGTTATAAAGGGCATTCCAGCATATTTAGACAGTATTATTTTAAATCTAATTACCAATAGCCTCAAATATAGTTCTCCGGAAAGACCTCCCTTAATTCAAATAAGTTCAGAGAGAAAATCAAGTCACATTAAAGTCTCATTTAAGGACAATGGCTTGGGAATAGACCTAAAGCGGCATAACGATAAGTTGTTTGGTATGTACAAAACTTTTCACCGTAACAAAGATGCCAAGGGAATTGGACTTTTCATCACAAAAAATCAAATGGAGGCCATGAACGGTAAAATTGAGGTGGAGAGCACCGTAGATGTAGGTAGTGTATTTATATTATATTTTGAAAAACCATTGACATGA
- a CDS encoding 3-keto-disaccharide hydrolase — protein sequence MKQILVLVFTLFTALTFAQEKELFNGKNLDGWTVYGTERWYVEDGLLVCESGPDEQYGYLATDKHYKNFELSLDFKQLADGNSGVFIRSTVEGTTVSGWQVEVAPPGYFTGGIYESYGRHWLVKPAPEKDKALKMGEWNTMKIRVNGDNVTSWLNGTEMVSLNDEKVGAGDGSVILQIHDGGGIKVQWKNIKIKELK from the coding sequence ATGAAACAGATTTTAGTATTAGTATTTACACTCTTTACAGCTCTTACATTTGCTCAGGAGAAAGAACTTTTTAATGGAAAAAATTTAGACGGCTGGACGGTCTACGGAACTGAAAGGTGGTACGTAGAAGATGGGCTTCTAGTTTGCGAGAGTGGTCCTGATGAACAATACGGATATTTAGCTACGGACAAACACTACAAAAATTTTGAACTGTCCTTAGATTTTAAGCAATTGGCAGACGGTAATAGTGGCGTGTTTATTCGTTCTACCGTAGAGGGTACAACAGTTAGTGGTTGGCAAGTAGAGGTTGCGCCACCGGGGTATTTCACGGGTGGTATTTATGAATCCTATGGTCGTCATTGGTTGGTGAAACCTGCCCCTGAAAAAGACAAAGCTCTTAAAATGGGTGAATGGAATACTATGAAAATACGTGTAAATGGAGACAATGTTACTTCATGGTTAAACGGTACTGAAATGGTTTCCTTAAATGATGAAAAAGTAGGTGCAGGTGACGGCTCTGTAATACTACAGATTCATGACGGTGGAGGAATCAAGGTACAATGGAAAAATATTAAAATTAAAGAACTGAAGTAA
- a CDS encoding ankyrin repeat domain-containing protein: MNDKFFNEIRLGNLKEVSSMLNESPELVNVTDQRGSTPLILATYYDQIETAELLLEKGAKIDAIDASGNTALMGVCFKGFSGIAQMLIDKGANVDVRNSMGATALIYAATFKRVEIAKLLKDKGADTTVKDARGNTALDHAKMQGVPELIDLLNTQD, translated from the coding sequence ATGAACGATAAATTTTTTAATGAAATACGCTTGGGTAACCTCAAAGAGGTGAGTTCAATGCTTAATGAGAGTCCTGAGTTGGTAAATGTTACTGACCAGAGAGGTTCTACGCCCCTTATTTTAGCAACCTATTACGATCAAATAGAAACAGCAGAACTCTTACTTGAAAAAGGAGCAAAAATAGATGCAATTGATGCTTCTGGTAATACTGCTTTGATGGGGGTTTGTTTTAAAGGTTTTTCCGGGATAGCACAAATGTTGATAGATAAAGGGGCCAATGTAGATGTGCGTAATTCCATGGGAGCAACAGCCCTTATTTATGCAGCTACGTTTAAGAGGGTTGAGATCGCCAAATTGTTGAAGGACAAAGGAGCGGATACAACTGTCAAAGATGCTAGAGGCAATACGGCATTAGATCATGCAAAGATGCAAGGTGTTCCTGAGCTCATAGATTTGTTAAATACTCAGGATTGA
- a CDS encoding endonuclease/exonuclease/phosphatase family protein — protein sequence MNFRLVAIFILLSFGVNSQENKSYRIRTIAFYNLENLFDTENDTLIFDDDRTPEGKDQWTEERYNKKLDNLSYVLSEIGSDKSRTSPDIIGICEVENRKVIDDLINHPNLITKDYGIVHYDSPDERGIDVALLYKKSVFLPTSSASHRLLLINDDDERNYTRDQLIVGGLLDDEQFFFMVNHWPSRSGGEARSKPNRMAAAKLSKRIIDSVQRLDTDAKIISMGDFNDDPNNDSFKKILKTVGKAKQLDSMSLYNPMERLYKKGVGSLAYRDKWNLFDQIFFTENILNPKVGNYKFWKANVFNAPYLISQKGQYKGYPQRTYAGGSYTGGYSDHFPVYMYLIKPVHKK from the coding sequence ATGAATTTTAGACTTGTAGCAATTTTCATTTTACTCTCATTTGGGGTCAATTCCCAAGAAAATAAATCGTATCGAATTAGAACAATTGCATTCTATAACTTAGAAAACCTGTTCGACACGGAGAATGACACCCTAATATTTGATGATGACCGAACACCGGAAGGAAAAGATCAATGGACCGAGGAACGTTATAATAAAAAATTGGACAATCTTTCTTACGTACTATCAGAAATAGGTTCTGATAAAAGCAGAACCTCTCCTGACATTATTGGTATCTGTGAAGTCGAAAACCGTAAGGTTATTGATGACTTGATCAATCACCCAAACCTAATTACTAAAGATTATGGCATAGTCCATTATGACTCACCTGACGAACGTGGTATTGACGTGGCACTCTTGTACAAAAAATCTGTGTTTCTACCTACTTCTTCCGCAAGCCACAGATTACTTTTAATAAATGATGACGATGAAAGAAACTACACCAGAGACCAACTCATTGTAGGCGGATTGTTAGATGATGAGCAATTCTTCTTCATGGTAAATCACTGGCCCTCCCGTAGTGGTGGTGAGGCTAGAAGTAAGCCCAACCGAATGGCAGCGGCAAAGCTTAGTAAACGCATTATAGATTCGGTCCAACGCTTAGACACTGATGCCAAAATCATTAGTATGGGTGATTTTAATGACGACCCTAACAACGATAGCTTCAAAAAAATACTGAAGACCGTTGGAAAAGCTAAGCAATTAGATAGTATGAGTTTATACAACCCCATGGAAAGACTTTACAAAAAGGGTGTCGGCTCACTCGCCTACCGAGACAAATGGAACTTATTTGACCAAATCTTCTTCACCGAAAACATTCTAAACCCTAAAGTTGGCAATTATAAATTTTGGAAAGCCAATGTCTTTAACGCACCATATTTAATCTCGCAAAAAGGACAATACAAAGGATACCCACAAAGAACGTATGCCGGCGGAAGCTATACTGGCGGCTATTCAGACCACTTTCCCGTCTATATGTATCTCATAAAACCTGTGCATAAAAAATGA
- a CDS encoding carboxypeptidase-like regulatory domain-containing protein: MRFPFVALFFLIWQCTVWAQTSHSIEGEILSLRSKLSIVNAKVSLEGLMISSNSNDKGRFALSVPDAGEYILSIEATGYIVKRLPVSVTKERLDLGTLLLDQDLQIEQSDNLISLSDSELLDDEVSSNSSGLLRATRDLFLNRAAFDFGQAFFRVRGYDSQNGTVLLNGISMNKFYDGRPQWNNWGGMNDVTRNQQFTNGLEASDYTFGGILGNTNIDTRPSGLRPGTRLSSSFSNRTYAGRLMATYTSGVQKNGLVYSVSGSRRWAKQGYIDGTLYDAFSLFGAIEYQINEQHSLNATALWASNRRGRSSAITEEVFELAGKKYNPYWGEQDDKIRNSRERKIAEPIFMLNHYFNSEKFSLNTGMAYQFGTNSRSRLGYYKAPNPDPTYYRYLPSFYINSPVGANFISANTAKEGFLNSPQMDWNQIYTANSNGQAAYVLYDDVADDTQISVNTIGNLILTDRLLVDFGFTYKTMNSENYARINDLFGADFHLDIDPFSETLNDNTGQVEKTEGDIFNYKYLMDADQFETFAQLRYNQEKWSAFIGGKYMTTGYQREGLFGNDRYPNNSLGKGETISFSTYGVKSGFTYKVTERHWLSAHGAYMNRPPVLQNVFINPRENNSIVPNIQSETNSTLDLNYYLRLPKLTGRLTGFYTRFQNTTDVNFFFVDAGVGSDFVQEVLTGLDKLHMGTELGLEYQLSSAVKLTAVAAVGKYVYASDPNVAINFDTAGREEDLINLEGAVNLGVAKVKNYKLAQGPQQAYAIGIEYRDPKYWWVGATTNYLSNNYANISTLTRTRSFYLDPETNQPFPEATEENVSNALAQEPLDNFYLLNLVGGKSWLRKGKYISVFASVNNLFDAVYRTGGYEQSRNGNYGQFKQDNLSGTPSFAPKYWYGYGRTYFLNLAYSF; the protein is encoded by the coding sequence ATGCGCTTTCCTTTTGTAGCCCTCTTTTTTCTTATATGGCAGTGTACTGTTTGGGCTCAAACGAGTCATTCTATTGAAGGGGAGATTCTCTCGCTTCGGTCAAAACTGTCTATTGTAAATGCAAAAGTTAGCTTGGAAGGGCTAATGATTTCTTCCAATTCCAATGATAAGGGAAGATTTGCTTTATCTGTTCCAGATGCGGGTGAGTATATTTTATCCATAGAAGCTACAGGTTATATCGTAAAACGTTTGCCTGTTTCTGTAACGAAAGAGAGGCTTGATTTAGGAACACTTTTGCTAGATCAAGACCTGCAAATTGAACAGTCGGACAATCTTATTTCTCTAAGCGATTCAGAATTGTTAGATGATGAGGTAAGCTCTAATTCATCGGGATTGCTGAGGGCAACACGCGATTTGTTTCTCAACAGAGCGGCTTTTGATTTCGGTCAGGCATTTTTCCGAGTTCGTGGTTATGACTCGCAAAATGGAACTGTATTGCTGAATGGTATTTCAATGAACAAGTTTTATGACGGCAGACCGCAATGGAACAACTGGGGCGGCATGAACGACGTAACTAGAAATCAACAATTTACGAATGGACTTGAGGCATCTGATTATACGTTTGGTGGTATTTTGGGGAACACCAACATAGATACCCGACCTTCTGGTTTGAGGCCGGGTACGCGCCTTTCTTCGTCTTTTTCGAACCGAACCTATGCTGGGCGGTTAATGGCCACATATACTTCAGGCGTTCAAAAAAATGGCTTAGTATATAGTGTATCCGGTTCAAGAAGATGGGCAAAACAAGGTTATATAGACGGAACTTTATACGATGCGTTTTCGTTGTTTGGTGCTATAGAGTATCAGATTAATGAACAACATAGTCTAAATGCTACAGCTCTGTGGGCTTCCAACCGGCGAGGACGTTCTTCGGCAATAACGGAAGAGGTTTTTGAGTTGGCAGGGAAGAAATACAATCCCTATTGGGGAGAACAAGATGATAAGATTAGGAATTCTCGGGAACGAAAAATAGCGGAACCCATTTTTATGCTCAATCATTATTTTAACTCGGAAAAGTTTAGTTTAAATACTGGAATGGCCTATCAATTTGGCACAAATTCTAGAAGCCGCTTGGGGTACTATAAAGCTCCAAATCCTGACCCAACATATTACCGTTATCTGCCTAGTTTTTACATTAACAGCCCCGTGGGTGCCAATTTTATCAGTGCAAATACGGCAAAAGAAGGTTTCTTGAACAGTCCTCAAATGGATTGGAACCAAATTTATACCGCTAACTCAAATGGGCAGGCTGCTTATGTGCTGTATGATGATGTTGCAGATGACACTCAGATAAGTGTAAATACAATAGGAAATCTAATTTTGACCGATAGGCTCTTAGTTGATTTTGGTTTCACCTATAAAACCATGAATTCAGAAAATTATGCCAGAATCAATGATTTGTTCGGTGCTGATTTTCATTTGGATATTGACCCTTTTTCAGAAACCCTAAATGATAATACCGGTCAGGTAGAGAAAACTGAAGGTGATATTTTTAATTATAAGTACCTAATGGATGCTGATCAGTTTGAAACGTTTGCCCAACTTAGGTACAATCAAGAAAAGTGGAGTGCTTTTATTGGGGGTAAGTATATGACCACCGGTTATCAACGTGAAGGCCTTTTTGGCAATGATCGCTACCCAAATAATTCTTTAGGTAAGGGAGAGACTATTAGTTTTAGTACATACGGAGTGAAATCGGGTTTTACCTATAAGGTAACGGAAAGGCATTGGTTATCTGCTCATGGGGCATATATGAATAGGCCTCCAGTGTTGCAAAACGTATTTATCAACCCTAGGGAAAATAATAGTATTGTTCCTAATATCCAAAGCGAAACAAATTCCACTTTAGACCTTAATTATTATTTACGCCTTCCAAAATTGACAGGGAGGCTGACAGGTTTTTATACCCGTTTTCAAAATACAACAGACGTTAATTTCTTTTTTGTTGATGCGGGTGTTGGGTCGGACTTCGTGCAGGAGGTGCTTACAGGTCTAGATAAGCTTCATATGGGCACGGAACTGGGGTTGGAGTATCAATTGTCGTCAGCGGTAAAACTAACCGCTGTGGCTGCCGTAGGTAAGTATGTGTATGCAAGCGACCCTAATGTTGCCATTAATTTTGATACGGCAGGAAGGGAAGAAGACCTTATCAATTTAGAAGGAGCGGTAAACCTGGGTGTCGCAAAGGTTAAAAATTATAAATTGGCGCAAGGTCCACAGCAAGCCTACGCAATAGGTATTGAATATCGCGATCCAAAATATTGGTGGGTGGGTGCTACAACAAATTACTTGTCAAATAATTATGCCAATATATCTACTCTTACTAGAACCCGAAGTTTTTATTTGGACCCAGAGACAAATCAACCATTTCCGGAGGCCACAGAAGAGAACGTTAGTAACGCGCTGGCCCAAGAGCCATTAGATAATTTTTACTTACTAAACCTAGTAGGTGGTAAATCTTGGTTGAGAAAAGGAAAATATATTAGTGTTTTTGCAAGTGTCAATAATCTTTTTGATGCAGTGTATCGAACGGGAGGTTATGAGCAGAGTAGGAATGGCAATTATGGTCAGTTCAAACAGGATAATTTAAGTGGTACGCCATCCTTTGCACCTAAATATTGGTATGGTTATGGACGCACTTATTTTTTGAACTTGGCATATAGTTTTTAG
- a CDS encoding NUDIX hydrolase, whose protein sequence is MVRQLDKIKRIKALAETGLVYAEDEYHRERYEELKEIALDLLASVADRPINILKDFYMPVTDYPTPKVDVRGLVLNEKNQVLMAKESIDGKWTIPGGWAEVGYPPSTCVTKEIEEETGLHTSVVRLLAVYDKQSHPHPPQPFYVYKLCFYCQVAGGELNHGFDMQGAAFFDLDDLPQLSKDRILESQLKQLHAMVVENKKDVYFD, encoded by the coding sequence ATGGTGAGGCAATTAGATAAGATAAAGCGTATAAAAGCTCTGGCAGAAACAGGTCTTGTTTATGCCGAAGATGAATATCATCGCGAACGGTATGAGGAGCTAAAAGAAATAGCGTTAGACTTGTTGGCTTCTGTTGCTGATCGCCCTATAAATATCTTGAAGGATTTCTATATGCCGGTTACTGACTATCCCACGCCCAAGGTTGATGTACGGGGACTAGTGCTGAACGAAAAAAATCAAGTTCTAATGGCTAAGGAAAGTATTGATGGCAAATGGACCATACCCGGTGGATGGGCGGAGGTAGGTTACCCACCATCAACATGTGTAACCAAGGAAATTGAAGAGGAGACGGGATTGCATACAAGTGTAGTGCGGCTCTTGGCGGTATATGATAAGCAGTCACATCCGCATCCGCCACAGCCCTTTTATGTCTATAAATTATGTTTTTATTGCCAAGTTGCCGGAGGAGAGCTCAACCATGGTTTTGATATGCAAGGAGCTGCTTTTTTTGATCTGGATGACTTGCCCCAACTTTCAAAGGACCGTATTTTGGAATCACAATTAAAGCAACTACATGCCATGGTAGTGGAAAATAAAAAGGATGTATATTTTGATTAA
- a CDS encoding DUF5689 domain-containing protein has protein sequence MRKRFNFNNLVFVLSVFITVCFCGCVKSRNYEQLSNDCISDLMANATFLEVKSLYKGDTFQIQEDLIIEGYVVSSDVDGNFFSVLYFQDSPMNPTEGFQIEIDVRDSHLFYPTGTKIGIKLKGLYLGKSKDVFKLGATFTSFGNVSVGRVPAAIVDEHVFRICNEEKMMEEPTLVSIANINKELTNTLVKLTDVEFKEEELGKTYAEEGVETERVLTDCNDNEIVVVNSGYSDFQAQILPEGRGDLIGVLLRENDEYRISIRSTSDINFSQERCVELIDEFTSENILISELADPDNNASARFVELFNASEEDLSLKGWKLKRYTNANTEVSSEIDLSTLLIKAKSYLVISANKEEFETVYGFAPDLGVGTNSPADSNGDDNLELVDPFGTVIDIFGVVGEDGTGTNHEFEDGRAVRKQEIVKGTAIYNMQEWNISNDTGGAGTTNQPKMAPDDFSPKK, from the coding sequence ATGAGAAAAAGGTTTAACTTCAATAATCTGGTTTTTGTTTTGTCGGTTTTTATAACCGTATGTTTTTGTGGTTGTGTAAAGAGCCGTAACTACGAACAGTTATCAAATGATTGTATATCGGACCTGATGGCTAATGCTACCTTTTTAGAAGTGAAAAGTCTTTATAAGGGCGATACTTTCCAAATACAAGAGGATTTGATTATTGAGGGGTATGTGGTTTCTTCGGATGTAGATGGGAACTTTTTTAGTGTATTATATTTTCAAGATAGTCCCATGAACCCAACCGAAGGATTCCAGATAGAAATAGACGTTAGGGACTCACATTTGTTTTATCCGACAGGAACAAAAATCGGAATCAAATTAAAAGGCTTATATCTGGGAAAGAGTAAAGACGTATTTAAACTTGGGGCTACGTTTACTTCTTTTGGAAATGTTTCCGTAGGCAGAGTACCTGCTGCAATAGTTGACGAACATGTTTTTAGGATCTGTAATGAGGAAAAGATGATGGAGGAGCCTACGCTAGTTTCAATAGCCAATATTAATAAAGAGCTTACAAATACACTAGTGAAATTAACGGATGTAGAGTTTAAAGAAGAGGAGTTGGGAAAAACATATGCAGAAGAAGGAGTGGAAACAGAGCGTGTTCTAACTGATTGTAACGATAATGAGATTGTTGTTGTAAATAGTGGGTATTCTGATTTCCAAGCCCAAATTCTTCCAGAAGGCAGAGGGGATTTAATTGGTGTTTTGTTGCGAGAAAATGATGAGTATAGAATAAGCATACGAAGCACTTCGGATATCAATTTCAGCCAAGAGCGTTGTGTTGAATTGATAGATGAATTTACCTCTGAGAATATCCTTATTTCGGAACTGGCGGATCCTGATAATAATGCTTCGGCCAGATTTGTAGAACTCTTTAATGCATCGGAAGAAGATTTGAGCTTGAAGGGTTGGAAATTAAAACGGTATACCAACGCAAATACCGAGGTCAGTTCAGAAATAGATTTATCAACATTATTAATTAAAGCCAAAAGTTATTTGGTGATTTCGGCAAACAAAGAAGAGTTTGAAACCGTTTATGGATTTGCTCCTGATCTGGGGGTGGGAACCAATAGTCCAGCAGACTCAAACGGCGATGATAATCTAGAATTGGTAGACCCTTTTGGAACTGTTATAGATATTTTTGGTGTGGTCGGTGAAGACGGAACGGGAACCAACCATGAATTTGAGGATGGCAGAGCGGTACGGAAACAAGAAATAGTAAAGGGTACTGCAATTTATAATATGCAGGAGTGGAATATATCTAATGATACTGGTGGGGCAGGAACTACAAATCAACCTAAAATGGCACCGGATGACTTCTCTCCCAAGAAATAA
- a CDS encoding amidohydrolase, whose amino-acid sequence MDEQLKVALVQTSLVWEDPQTNREDLGLKIDAISSDVDLIILPEMFTTGFTMSPQNIEKDEGPQTLIWMQDKAKEKEVALIGSVVFHENGSYTNRLLFVEPDGKVSIYDKRHTFTLAGEDKVYRAGNERLIVNYNGFKICPMVCYDLRFPVWARNTEDYDVLVYVANWPEPRITAWDTLLKARAIENMAYCIGVNRIGSDEVGHKYPGHSVVFDSLGKDLVFSSKEEIVTATLAKKHIEEVRNKLKFLNDRDHFSLE is encoded by the coding sequence ATGGATGAACAGCTTAAAGTGGCCTTGGTACAAACCTCATTGGTATGGGAAGACCCACAAACCAATAGGGAAGACCTGGGCTTAAAAATTGATGCTATTTCTTCGGATGTTGATTTGATTATACTTCCGGAGATGTTTACTACCGGTTTTACCATGTCTCCTCAAAATATTGAGAAAGATGAAGGGCCGCAAACCTTAATCTGGATGCAGGACAAAGCCAAAGAAAAAGAGGTGGCCCTAATAGGAAGTGTAGTCTTCCACGAGAACGGATCGTATACAAATCGCCTTTTATTTGTTGAACCGGACGGAAAAGTTTCAATCTATGATAAGCGCCATACCTTTACTCTTGCCGGTGAAGATAAAGTGTATAGGGCAGGCAATGAACGGCTGATCGTAAATTATAATGGATTTAAAATATGTCCTATGGTCTGTTATGATTTACGTTTTCCTGTTTGGGCCAGAAATACCGAGGATTATGATGTTTTGGTTTATGTAGCCAACTGGCCAGAACCTAGAATTACCGCTTGGGATACGTTACTAAAAGCACGTGCCATAGAAAACATGGCCTATTGTATTGGGGTAAATAGAATTGGCTCGGATGAAGTTGGTCACAAGTACCCAGGGCATTCAGTAGTGTTTGATAGTTTGGGGAAGGATTTGGTATTTTCCTCAAAGGAAGAAATTGTAACCGCTACATTAGCAAAGAAACATATTGAGGAAGTCCGTAATAAGCTTAAGTTTTTGAATGATAGAGACCACTTTAGTCTGGAATAA
- a CDS encoding response regulator, which produces MTKFDKICIVDDDAIVVFGLKRAMQALEFPSEPIVYENGLDAIESVQEMITQNTELPSLILIDINMPIMGGWDFISEMREIWPKDKKEPVIYMMTSSINPKDIETAKSFNLESNYLIKPIYADQLEKILL; this is translated from the coding sequence ATGACCAAATTTGATAAAATTTGCATTGTTGATGACGATGCAATAGTTGTGTTTGGGCTAAAGCGCGCCATGCAAGCCTTAGAGTTCCCTTCTGAACCAATTGTCTATGAAAATGGACTTGACGCCATTGAAAGCGTTCAGGAAATGATTACTCAAAACACCGAGTTGCCTTCACTGATCCTTATAGATATTAATATGCCTATCATGGGCGGATGGGATTTTATTTCCGAAATGCGCGAAATCTGGCCAAAGGACAAAAAAGAGCCCGTTATCTACATGATGACCTCTTCAATAAACCCTAAAGACATAGAAACCGCAAAAAGCTTTAACCTAGAAAGCAATTATCTTATTAAGCCCATTTATGCTGATCAACTAGAGAAAATTCTTCTGTAA
- a CDS encoding response regulator, giving the protein MSITISKIKSVCIIDDDPIFIYGTKRIMNEVNFTDEIIVYNDGLEAYEGLKERTEKGEELPPMIFLDINMPIMNGWEFLDEFVQLPNNNSEEITIYIISSSVDPRDITRIQEYEIINNYILKPISIEDLHNILQSIGS; this is encoded by the coding sequence ATGAGTATAACAATTTCTAAAATTAAGAGCGTGTGCATTATAGATGATGACCCAATTTTTATCTATGGCACAAAGCGCATAATGAACGAGGTGAATTTCACGGACGAAATCATTGTCTACAATGATGGCCTAGAGGCATATGAGGGTCTAAAAGAGAGGACCGAAAAAGGAGAAGAATTACCTCCTATGATTTTTTTGGACATAAATATGCCAATTATGAACGGATGGGAATTTTTAGATGAATTTGTTCAGCTACCCAATAACAATAGCGAAGAGATTACCATCTACATTATAAGTTCTTCCGTTGACCCCAGGGATATTACAAGAATTCAAGAATATGAGATTATCAATAATTACATTTTAAAACCTATTTCAATAGAGGATTTACACAATATCCTTCAAAGCATTGGCAGCTAA